Genomic segment of Egibacteraceae bacterium:
CTTCGTCGTCAACGGCTCGGCGTGGGCGTCGCCCTACAAGCGCCACCGGCTGGCGTGAGCCCGTTGCGGACCTGCCGGCTCGCATAGGCTGCGGGGCATGGTGCCCGCCGCCGAGCAAGCGAAGATCCTCCTCGACGCCGTCGAGCAGGCCCTGCCCGCCGGCGAGCTCGAGCGCAAGCTCGACGGGGTCGTGGCGGGGACGCGTGCGCCCCTGCGCGTGAAGTTCGGCATGGACCCGACGAGCCCCGACATCCACATCGGTCACACGGTCGTGCTCCGCCGGCTCCGTGACTTCCAGCGCCTCGGCCACACCGCCGTGCTGCTCATCGGCGGGTTCACCGCCCGGGTGGGCGACCCGTCGGGACGCACGGCGACGCGCCCGCGGCTGTCGGCGAAGGAGGTGGCCGCGCACGCCGAAACCTACCTGGAGCAGGCGCGCAAGGTGCTGCTACTCGACAACCTCGAGGTCGTCGACAACAGCGACTGGCTGGAGGCCATGGGCATGGCCGACGTGCTCGGCCTGACCGCGCAGATGACCGTCGCCCGCATGCTCGAGCGCGCCGACTTCGCGGCGCGCTACCGGCAAGGCCGCCCGATCGCGGTAAGCGAGTTCCTCTACCCGCTGCTGCAGGGGCACGACTCGGTCGCCATCCGCGCCGACGTGGAGCTCGGCGGCACCGACCAGACGTTCAACCTGCTCGTCGGCCGGGACCTTCAGGCGACCGCCGGCCAGGACCCACAGACCGTCCTCACGCTGCCGCTCCTCGAGGGCACCGACGGGCGGGCGAAGATGTCGAAGACGGCCGGCAACACCATCGACCTCGACGACGACCCCGCCGACATGTTCGGCAAGGTGATGTCGATCCCCGACGCGCTGACGGAGAAGTACCTGCGCCTCGTCACCGACGTCCATCCCGACGAGGCCGACCGCATCGCCCGCGGGTTGGCCGACGGCACGCTGCACCCCGGGGAGACGAAGCGCCGCCTGGCCCGGGAGATCGTCCGGCTCTACCACGGGGGGGACGCCGCCGCGGCGGCCGAGGCGCGCTTCGACCGCCAGTTCCGGGACCGTGCCGTGCCCGACGAGGTCCCCGAGTTCCCCCTCGGCCCCACCGACCCGTGGTTCCTGCCGAGCCTGCTGCAGGCGGCTGGTCTGGCGGCCAGCGGCTCGGAGGCCCGCCGCCTCGTGTCCCAGGGAGCGGTCCGCCTCGACGGCGAGCCGCTCCGGGACGCCACCGCCGAGCTGCCGGCGTCCGCCCTCGACGGGCACGTCCTGCAGGCGGGCAGGCGCCGGTTCGTGCGCCTCGTGCGCTCCTGAGGCCCGCTACTCCCGCGACGACCACACGGTGACGAGCGGCCGGCCCTCCCCGACGAAGATCTCATCACACACCTCGTAGCGCGCCTCGATGTCGTCGACCATGCCGGACATGGAGTCCGGCCAGCCGTACGGCTGGATGATGAGGGGTATCTCCCCGGCGTCCATCTGGGCCACCACCTCGTCGTGCTTCGCGGCGAAGTCGTACCAGAAGGCGTAGTGGGGGGTGGGGTTCGTGAGCGCGAGCGCGCCGTACAGCCCGAGCGGCTCCGGGACGACCCAGGCGCGGCCGGAGCCGTCGCCGCACCGCTCCACGGCGGCCCCGACCGCGGCGGCGATGGTCTCGGCACGCTCACCGGAGCGGTCGCTGCGCAGCTCGACGAGGGTGCGCCCGGCGAGCCCGCCGACGAGCAGGAGGCCCGCCGCAGCGACGGCCCCGACGCCGGCCCAGGGGAAATCCCCGCGCCCCGCCGCCGCGACGCCGAGGAGGCAGACGACGGCCAGCCCGACGATCGCGACGAGTGACGGGACGCGGAAGCCGGCCGCCACGGCCAGCGCGAGCCACAGCGCCCCGCCGGCCGCGAGCAGCGCGCGCCGGACTCCCCGCACGTCGCCGAACCGGGGCGGCGCGGCCAGGAGCAGGTCCCGCGCCGCGAGCACGACGACGACGACGAGCAGCGTGGACGCGGCTGCGACGTGGCCCTCGTCGGTGCGGCGGATGGCCGTCAGCGCCTGGCTGAGGTGCAGGCACACCGCGAGCCGGGTCGGCGCTGACAGGCGGCGCCACACGACCGGGACGAACGGCAGGACGAGGCTCACGGGGTAGACGAGGGCGCGCAGGCTGCCGGGGTTGAACAGCGGATAGCCGAAGTGCGCGTCATCGAAGACCGCGGTCGGCTCACCGATCATGAGCGCGACGAGCTTGCCGGGCGGCAGCCCCGCCAGGTGGTAGACGCCGAGCTGGACCACGAGGGCGACGGCCATGGCGGCTGGGGCGGCGCCCGCGCGGAGAAGCCGGTCGCGCGGCTCGAGCCCGCGCGCTCCGAAAAGGTCGTAGAGCGCGACGCCGGCCGCCAGGAGCACCGCGAGCTCGACGTGGAGCCAGAACGTCACGGCGCCGAGCACGAGCCGGACGACGACGGCCGGGAGGCGGCGCCGCACGCCTCCCGTGGGCACGAGGGAGGCGAGCCAGAGCATCGGGATCGCGTACTTGCCGTTCGGCACGTGGGTGAGCCACAACCACGCCACGACGAGTCCGAGCAGCCAGCTGCTGGGAAGTCGCAGGCGCCAGGCGGTGACGGCCAGGGCCACACCCGCCACGACTGTCGCCGTGACGACCTCGAACAGGTAGATCCAGACGGGGGCGTTACCCCCCACGAGCAGGTAGAGGGCTGCCCCGAGATAGAAGCTGCCCGCGTTCCAGCCGTGCTGGAAGTCGATGAACGGCACGGCGCCGCCGGCGGTGAGCTGGGCGAGGTGGTACTGGATGCCGAGGTCGGCGCGCAGGCCGTCGGGGGCAAGGGCGGAGAACCGGAAGGCCTGGTGCACGGCCAGGAGCGCCAGCGCGACGAGCAGGGCAGCCGTCGGCCGGACACGTTGGTGCGCGGCGGCGTGGGGGACGTCGCGCGGGGTCGACGGGCGCACGCCGGCATCGGTCCCGGTCATCGCCGCATCGTAGCCCCGGGCCGCCGGCCCCCCGTCGGGGCGGTTCGGGGGACGGGGCAGGTCCGCCCGAAGATTTCGCCGCGAGGAGGTTGCCGATCGACCCGCATGGGGTACTATCTCCCGTCCCGGGGCAGTCGGACAAGGCACCGCCTCGGAGTTGCAAGACCCGACCGCG
This window contains:
- the tyrS gene encoding tyrosine--tRNA ligase, whose translation is MVPAAEQAKILLDAVEQALPAGELERKLDGVVAGTRAPLRVKFGMDPTSPDIHIGHTVVLRRLRDFQRLGHTAVLLIGGFTARVGDPSGRTATRPRLSAKEVAAHAETYLEQARKVLLLDNLEVVDNSDWLEAMGMADVLGLTAQMTVARMLERADFAARYRQGRPIAVSEFLYPLLQGHDSVAIRADVELGGTDQTFNLLVGRDLQATAGQDPQTVLTLPLLEGTDGRAKMSKTAGNTIDLDDDPADMFGKVMSIPDALTEKYLRLVTDVHPDEADRIARGLADGTLHPGETKRRLAREIVRLYHGGDAAAAAEARFDRQFRDRAVPDEVPEFPLGPTDPWFLPSLLQAAGLAASGSEARRLVSQGAVRLDGEPLRDATAELPASALDGHVLQAGRRRFVRLVRS